GGAGGACCCGCGATAAATCCCAGACCTACGCCTGCGCCGATCAGTCCCATTCCTTTGGCACGATCTTTTTCGTTTGTGATATCCGCCATCGCTGCGGAGGCCACAGAGATGTTTCCTCCCATGATTCCGGTGATCACTCTGGAAAGAACGAAAAGAGAAAAACTTCCGGAGAACAACCAAATCGTATAACCGAAAAAACTTCCAAAGCTCGTAAAAACGAGCACCGGTTTGCGACCGATACGATCCGAAATTTTTCCCCAAATAGGCGCGAATACGAATTGTAAAAGAGAGTAGAGACTCGCGACAATTCCACCGAAAAGAGCGACGAATAAGGACCAATCTCCCGAAGAGGTTTCCATAATGATTCTTGTCAAGTCGGTGAACTTGCCAAGGACGGGATCGCCGGATTTAGCGAGAAAGGCTTTGAGCGTTTCGGGGAAAATGGGAAAAATTACGGAAAAGCCCATCATATCGATGAATACGGTAAAGAAAAGTACAAAGGAAATTTTATTCATGAGAGGTAGAATGGCTCGAAGACAACAATCTTCCAAGCCACTTACCTTGTCTTAACATTTTCGAAAAAAGAGGGTGCTTATTGCTTCTTACTTAAGAGACGCTTTAATTCTTCGAGAGAGTTTTTTGCGGTCGCTTTGAATTGGTCCGGGATCGATGTTTCGATTTCCGCGGAAAGACGAATGAAATTTTCCTGCAGTTTGGCGAATGCTTGTTGTCTGCTTTCGTCACCTTTGGAGAGAATTTCGGTCGCATCTTGAACTGTTTTATTCAGAAGTTCGCGAACCTGGTTGGCTTTTACGCTTTGATTTGCTTCTCCTTTTTCTCTCAGTTCCTGGTAAATCGTATCCAATTCGGCCAGAGACTGTTTGACTTTTTCCTCTCCGTTTTGAAACAGAGCGATTCCCGCATTTAGAATATCCATCAATAACCTTTCCAATCTGATTCTCCTTTTGATCTACCAATTGAGTTCGATCGATTATTGTAGAACTTAGACCGGTTTTAAGTCGTCTTTTTTTTAAAACTGTATCAGGAAAATTAAGAATTCTCGATTAACTTTTTGATCTGATCCCGGATTCTAGCCGCGGTTTCATAATCTTCTGTCTTAAGCGCGTTGTTTAGGGAATCTTGCAGAATTTCCAGTTGGGTTTTCGGAAGTTGGGAGATTTTTTCTCTCGCAATGGATTCTCCCGGAATTTCCTCGTCTTTCATTTCTATTCCGGCTTCTTCGATCACTTTTTTGGCGAGATAGATCGGGGCGTTTGCCCTGAGCGCGAGTGCGATGGAATCGCTCGGTCTTGCGTCGAGAACAATTACGTCCTCGTCCTTACGAAGAGTAATTTTCGCATAAAAAGTATTATCTATGATCTCTTCGATCGATATTTTAATGATACTTACGTTTAAAGTTCCGAGCAGAACGGTCATTAAATCGTGAGTCATCGGTCTCGGAGGTTTGGTTCCGTCCAAAACGGAAGTGATGGAATGGGTTTCCAAAGGTCCTATAAAAATCGGGACCACTCTGGAATCGGAATCATCCTTCGTTTTTAGAAAAACTGCAAATCCTACGTTTGTCAGAGAAATGTCTGAAATTTTTGCTTCTACAAGATCCATTCCCTTTGGAGGCTATCCTTGTAAACCTTTGGTGTCAAATGCTTTCCCAAGGAAATCAATCGAGTTTCTGAATCCAATCGTGAAAGCCAGAACACATTTCCCGAACCGTAGGCATGTGAAAGAGAATTCCTAAATGTCCTTGGTCAAATTTTACGATTTGATTGTTGGGTGAAGGAAGAGATTTCAATTCTTCTTCCACCGAATTTACAGGAACGATTTTATCCAAAGTGCCTAGAACGGAGTAAATCGGAAGTTGGAAGTTTCTTTGTAATTCCGTATAATTGATCGAACCGTCGAAAGAAAAAAACGCGTGATCCTTGCTTAACTGAGAACGGATGAACTGTAAAATTACCTTTGTGGATTCCTCGCAAAAAATATCTTCGATCAGAAAATACCATTCCGGAGGAGAAATTTGTCTGTAGCCTACAAAGTCTCTTAGGTTTACGACTTTCGTACTGAGTTCGAAAGAAACCGTTCTCAAGGAAGAATGAAGCCCCAATAAGAACTTAAAGAATTTATTGAGATCCACTGTCGGAAGAGCGGATTGAAGGGAAAACGTGGTCAGATCGAAAAGGAAATCAGAAATCGATTTTGCGGGTAATAGACTGAGTCCCGTTTTGAGCGCGTTCATTCCGGGAATATTGGTTCCTACGGAGACGAAGTTTGGGGAAGTCACGGAAATAATTCCGGAAATCGTTTCCTTTGGATCGGGAAGAGGAACTTTGTTTTGAGGATATTTGGAGATGAAGGTTTCGTAGGCGGATACATAGTATCTAGGAATCATTCCCCCCATACTGTGTCCCATCACTACGATCTTTTCTTTTGGAAAACTTTCTCGGATCCAATTGAGAACGGCGGGAAAATCTTCCTGGATGAAGTCGTCGATCGTCCATCCTTCTTTGATTCCGTTATACGGAAGAGTTTGTCTGGAACGACCGCGCATATCCATGGAAAAGACTCGATAACCGTATTTGAGAGCCATCTCTCGCGCAACCTTGTCCATGACCGATCTTCTGCAAAAAAAGCCTGGAATCAAAAGAAGAATTTTTCCGGTTTCGTTTGTTTTTTCCGGTTCGAATCGTTTTAGGCTAACCGAAAAACCGTTGTTAGACGGGATAATATAACTCGCATCCAGACGATAGGAACAATTGTAAGTATGACAATCGAATATGATCGAAGTAACCGGATGTTGTTGTCCTCCGGTTCTTGTGTAATAAAGGTGCTTTGCGTAGGAGTGAAGATCCGCTTTCTCTATATTCTTCTTCGCGATATAGGGATCCGCTTTGTTGTCCATTTCTCGGGCGACTACAAAGTCCACTACGTCGTAAAAGGAACTCAATTGCTCCCGAACTTCCTCTCTTTGTTCGTCGCTCATCCTATCTCTTCGAATTCCCCATATCATACCGATCGGATTTCCTTTTACGAAAAGAGGAATTCCGGCTGCGTAGTTCATGGTTCCAGAAAGAAGATGTCTTAAATTCGGGTGAATTTTTTCGTCTTTAAGACTGCTAAAGACAATTTCGGGACGTTTTTTAGTTTCGACTGATATGATCGCTTCTCGTATGAAATGCGCGGAAAGATTGTCCTGATCCTGGATCGAAACGGGAAGAGTTCGGTTTATAAATTCTTGAATATCTCTGAGTCCGATTCGAGTTGCGACCTCTTTCATTTTAAAATGTGTGGAGGAAGTGACAATTTTTAAATTTTTGTCTTGAATCGCTTCAAAGACCGCATAGTTGAACATAGGTTGATTGTTCGTAAACGTTAAGGCGACAATTTTATTTACGAAGGAAGACCAAACTTTTTCCAAGAACTTATAAGTAGGGCCCGGGATCGGAAAAATGAAAATATCGTCGGCCGCTACGTTAAGTCCGCTCTTACCTCTTTTTTTACGAATCGCAGGTTTTTTTTCGAGAAGTTCAGCCATCT
The nucleotide sequence above comes from Leptospira weilii. Encoded proteins:
- a CDS encoding phasin-related domain-containing protein → MERLLMDILNAGIALFQNGEEKVKQSLAELDTIYQELREKGEANQSVKANQVRELLNKTVQDATEILSKGDESRQQAFAKLQENFIRLSAEIETSIPDQFKATAKNSLEELKRLLSKKQ
- a CDS encoding bifunctional nuclease family protein, whose amino-acid sequence is MDLVEAKISDISLTNVGFAVFLKTKDDSDSRVVPIFIGPLETHSITSVLDGTKPPRPMTHDLMTVLLGTLNVSIIKISIEEIIDNTFYAKITLRKDEDVIVLDARPSDSIALALRANAPIYLAKKVIEEAGIEMKDEEIPGESIAREKISQLPKTQLEILQDSLNNALKTEDYETAARIRDQIKKLIENS
- a CDS encoding alpha/beta hydrolase encodes the protein MAELLEKKPAIRKKRGKSGLNVAADDIFIFPIPGPTYKFLEKVWSSFVNKIVALTFTNNQPMFNYAVFEAIQDKNLKIVTSSTHFKMKEVATRIGLRDIQEFINRTLPVSIQDQDNLSAHFIREAIISVETKKRPEIVFSSLKDEKIHPNLRHLLSGTMNYAAGIPLFVKGNPIGMIWGIRRDRMSDEQREEVREQLSSFYDVVDFVVAREMDNKADPYIAKKNIEKADLHSYAKHLYYTRTGGQQHPVTSIIFDCHTYNCSYRLDASYIIPSNNGFSVSLKRFEPEKTNETGKILLLIPGFFCRRSVMDKVAREMALKYGYRVFSMDMRGRSRQTLPYNGIKEGWTIDDFIQEDFPAVLNWIRESFPKEKIVVMGHSMGGMIPRYYVSAYETFISKYPQNKVPLPDPKETISGIISVTSPNFVSVGTNIPGMNALKTGLSLLPAKSISDFLFDLTTFSLQSALPTVDLNKFFKFLLGLHSSLRTVSFELSTKVVNLRDFVGYRQISPPEWYFLIEDIFCEESTKVILQFIRSQLSKDHAFFSFDGSINYTELQRNFQLPIYSVLGTLDKIVPVNSVEEELKSLPSPNNQIVKFDQGHLGILFHMPTVREMCSGFHDWIQKLD